The DNA sequence GACTGAGCTAACGAGCACTTCCCCCGCCAGCCGGTACCCCATGCGGTCTGCCTGATGTGAAATCTGATAACTACCCGCACACAAGGTTTCTAAAGTCGCGGCCGGGAACAAACTGCTTTGTGGGCCTAGCATCACCCGTATAGGCGTCACAGCTACGGGTAGCACTGACTGATCCTCTTGCAGAGCAAAGTTTCCCACTGTCTTAAGGCGTTCGCGAGTAGCGGCAACAAGGGGCAAAATATCTCGTGCACGCAGTACTCGTCCGTGAAAACCACCCCAACCGCCACCGAGAAAGGTGGAACGACTGCCCAAAAGAAGCGGCACGTCAAGGCCCCCCGCCACACAGAGATAGGCTCGCGCACCTCTTTCAACCTCGCCAAGACTTAACTCATCGCCTTCACCGAGGTAGAGCGCCTCCCACTGTGGAACACGCTGACCATTCTTAAACACCTTTAACTTCGCACCTGTCACGGCCATAACGGTCTCACCCCTGACTATGAGCCTTGGCCCCTGCAGGGTGACCTCAAGCGCGGCCAAGTGATCCTCATTGCCGACCAGGCGGTTGCCAGCTCGCAAAGAATAAGTATCCATCGCGCCCCCGACTGGAACACCAACTTGCTGGTAGCCCTGCCGCCCTAGATCTTGCACCGTGGTCAGGAAACCTGGGTCGAGGACAGTAAGGCTAGCCATGAGACACCTCCATCAGCTCAGTATAGGGACTGAACTGCCCCGCCCGGAGAAGAGCGACGATGGTATGATATTCAGATAAGGAAACTGACCTAAACCGCACCCATTGCCCCGCCCGAAGTAGACTTGGTTGGCTGCGGTGGGGGTCAAAAAGGCAGAGTGGGGTATGCCCTATAATCCGCCACCCGCCTGGGCTAGCGAGCGGGTAAACACCGGTCTGCTGCATGGCGATGGCGACTGAACCTGCTGGCACCTTGGTGCGTGGCACTTTGAGGCGCGGCAGGGAGAGCCGCGGGTCGAGCCCGCCCAGGTAGGGGTAGCCCGGCAGAAATCCGATCATGTAGACAGGATAGGGGCGTGACGTATGCAAAAGAATAACCTCGTCAACAGACATCGCTGTTTCTTTGGCCACCTCTAGCATGTCTAGGCCCCACTCTCCACCATACAAGACCGGTATTTCGACTACTTCTTGACTCTCACTAGAGCACGAGAGGGACAAAGTGCCCATGCTCTCGCATACCTCCCGTAGCTCACTCCGCGTGATAGATAAAGGGCAGTAAGAAATCATAAGAGAGCGATAGGTGGGCAGTACTTCCCGTAGCCAAGGGGCACCGAGGTTTTGCAGCGCTTTTCCTAGAGCGTGCACCTCACGGTTAATACTCGGGTCAATGGTATCGCCAAATTCAACGATAAGATGGCTTTCACCGGCGTCGAAATAATGTCGCATATCCTTAGCCTCGGGTAAGGGGAGAGAGGGCTACGCCTAGCTCAGTCATGAGCGAGCGAAGGCCACTGGCGAACTCGACCGCCGGCGCACTGTCGCCATGCACACAAATGGTATCTGCCGCAATAGCCACTTTTTCTCCCGTCAGAGACGTGACACAGCCCGTGGTGAGCAGTTCTCGTACCTGTTCCTTGGCCTCAGTAAAACTGTGATAAAGTGCCAGAGGATGGCTACGCGGCACCAAGCTACCATCTGCATGGTAGCGTCGGTCGGCAAAGGCCTCGCGCGCGACACAGAGCCCTTCGCTGAGCCCAGCCTCAATAAGTTTGCCACCGGCAAGACCAACTAGAGTCAGCCCCCCGTCAACTGCGCGTACGGCCCGCGCCACGGCAGAGGCTAAGGTTATATCGGCGGAAGCGGCATTGTAGAGAGCCCCATGAACTTTAACATGAGTACCCTCTATTTTAAGAGACTTTGCTACACCAAGAAATGCCCCCACTTGGTAGACCACGGCATCGTAAACCTCACCGGGAGTGAGTTGCATGGGTCGTCGCCCAAACCCGATTAAGTCAGGATACCCAGGGTGAGCCCCAACACTTAGCTCTTTAGCTTTAGCCAGGGCTATAGTCTCACGCATAGTGCTAGGGTCGCCAGCGTGAAAGCCACAGGCGATACTAATTGACGAGACGTATGGCATGAGCTCGCGCTCAAAACCTAGCCGATAAACGCCAAAACCCTCACCCATGTCGCAGTTAAGGTCACATGAAGTCATAGGCATCACAATTTGCTCTCCTTGGCTACGAAGCCTAGCTCCTGCGACAAGGCCCTCACCGAGCGCTGCAAGGCTCGGACTAAGTAATCGCGCTTTTCGGGGATAAAGCTTCCTAGAGGGCCGGCAATGCTGATACTAGCAACTACTCTATCGGTATGATCGCGAACTGGCATGGCTATGGCTGCTGTCCCCTCGTGCAGTTCGCCTAGACTAAGAGTATAGCCCTGCTCTCGCTCCTGCCTCATCACTTCTTCTAGAGCAGAAGCAGTAGCTGGGGTTGTGGCGGTGACAGCGACAAACTTAAGTTGCGCTACAATTTCGGCCCTCTCGCGCTCTGGCAAGAAGGCAAGCAAAGCGCGAGGGCACGCGCCAGCATAGAGAGGAGCACGGCGGCCGATGCGAGTGTAGAGGCGCACGGGGTGGCTCGTCTCCCTCTTTTCAATATAAACACCTTCTAAGCCATCGCGTATCACTAGGTTGACGGCCTGGTCTGCCATCACGGACAGCTCTTCCATGTAGGGGATGGCAGCGGCCCGCACATCGAGGCGTTCGGCGACCAAGTTACCTAATTCTAAGAGCTTCATGCCCAGACAGTAGGCCTTGCTCTTGTCGCGCATAAGAAAGCCCTTGTCTTCGAGCGTGTTAAGCAGACGCAAAGCCGTTGGCTTAGAGAGATCCGCGAGCTCGGCAACCTGTCGCAGGGTCAGACGAGGTCTCTCGACGGTGAATAGTTCGAGCACCATTAGTCCTTTGGCAAAAGTAGTCGCAATCGCCATGGCAGCCACCTCATTTCATTTGTTGGAATCCCGTTACCGATAACAACACTTACTTCGTGCCGCGTGGAAAAAATCCTGCTTTGCTACCGCAAATATAGCGCGACAGCAAAGCAGGAGATACGATAATGTCCTAGAATAGTCAGCTAGAGATGTGTTGCCCGATATGGCTCCTTAGCTCCACCAGCTCTGGTTGCCACCATGTAGTGCGCCGTACTGGCGCTAGCGCACAGTCGATTTCCCGCGCACTATTCAAGCGGTAGATAGGCCGCCCTAACTGTTGACAGAATGCTAACATCCAAGCCGTACCTCCCGCGATATGGGTGCTGTCAGAGACGACGATGGCCGCATCACAGTAAAGAGCCATGAGGAAATTGCGCTCTATGAGTCTTCGCCGCAAACTATTAACATCTTGGCAGGGCGTGGCGAAAGGTGTGACAAGTACTCCGCCCGCCGCTCGCAACTCTGCCGCTAGCGCCCAATTGCCACGGGGGTAGACTTGCTCTTGGCGAGAAGTAGGTAAAACGGCCACTGTTTTGCCTTGGGCGCGCACGGCCCCCGTTAGCGCCGCCGTATCGATCCCCTTGGCTAGGCCAGACATCACCACACAGCCATGGGCGGCCAAACCCTCGCCTAGCTGGTAGGCGATCTCGCTTTCTTTGCTCGAACATGCTCGACTGCCTATCACTGCAATCAGCACCGTGCACACCCCCTATCCCTGTAACACATATCTTATACCAAACATGCGTTCGTTGCAATTAATCGGAGGTGTCAACATGCAAGTAGTTA is a window from the Bacillota bacterium genome containing:
- a CDS encoding IclR family transcriptional regulator, translating into MAIATTFAKGLMVLELFTVERPRLTLRQVAELADLSKPTALRLLNTLEDKGFLMRDKSKAYCLGMKLLELGNLVAERLDVRAAAIPYMEELSVMADQAVNLVIRDGLEGVYIEKRETSHPVRLYTRIGRRAPLYAGACPRALLAFLPERERAEIVAQLKFVAVTATTPATASALEEVMRQEREQGYTLSLGELHEGTAAIAMPVRDHTDRVVASISIAGPLGSFIPEKRDYLVRALQRSVRALSQELGFVAKESKL
- the pxpB gene encoding 5-oxoprolinase subunit PxpB, which encodes MRHYFDAGESHLIVEFGDTIDPSINREVHALGKALQNLGAPWLREVLPTYRSLMISYCPLSITRSELREVCESMGTLSLSCSSESQEVVEIPVLYGGEWGLDMLEVAKETAMSVDEVILLHTSRPYPVYMIGFLPGYPYLGGLDPRLSLPRLKVPRTKVPAGSVAIAMQQTGVYPLASPGGWRIIGHTPLCLFDPHRSQPSLLRAGQWVRFRSVSLSEYHTIVALLRAGQFSPYTELMEVSHG
- a CDS encoding LamB/YcsF family protein, whose product is MTSCDLNCDMGEGFGVYRLGFERELMPYVSSISIACGFHAGDPSTMRETIALAKAKELSVGAHPGYPDLIGFGRRPMQLTPGEVYDAVVYQVGAFLGVAKSLKIEGTHVKVHGALYNAASADITLASAVARAVRAVDGGLTLVGLAGGKLIEAGLSEGLCVAREAFADRRYHADGSLVPRSHPLALYHSFTEAKEQVRELLTTGCVTSLTGEKVAIAADTICVHGDSAPAVEFASGLRSLMTELGVALSPLTRG
- a CDS encoding DNA-processing protein DprA, which codes for MLIAVIGSRACSSKESEIAYQLGEGLAAHGCVVMSGLAKGIDTAALTGAVRAQGKTVAVLPTSRQEQVYPRGNWALAAELRAAGGVLVTPFATPCQDVNSLRRRLIERNFLMALYCDAAIVVSDSTHIAGGTAWMLAFCQQLGRPIYRLNSAREIDCALAPVRRTTWWQPELVELRSHIGQHISS
- a CDS encoding biotin-dependent carboxyltransferase family protein, with amino-acid sequence MASLTVLDPGFLTTVQDLGRQGYQQVGVPVGGAMDTYSLRAGNRLVGNEDHLAALEVTLQGPRLIVRGETVMAVTGAKLKVFKNGQRVPQWEALYLGEGDELSLGEVERGARAYLCVAGGLDVPLLLGSRSTFLGGGWGGFHGRVLRARDILPLVAATRERLKTVGNFALQEDQSVLPVAVTPIRVMLGPQSSLFPAATLETLCAGSYQISHQADRMGYRLAGEVLVSSVMADVISDGIAPGSIQVAGNGQPTIMLADRQTTGGYAKIATVIGADLSLLGQMKPQDRVQFVAVNYEAAVQALVNSEDKLARLPRRPAPSRIFQVLLQGSRVRAEVSEI